A single Filimonas effusa DNA region contains:
- a CDS encoding mechanosensitive ion channel family protein encodes MKIDVDKLWDKFYDWLIITGPKLILAIVVFLIGQWLIRIIRKRMTGSMQRKSLNPSLQPFLRSLVFGVLQILLILLVIQVAGYPLTIFATLVGALGVAAGLALSGTLQNFTSGLLILIMKPYTVGDNIIAQGQEGTVTDIRVFYTTLTTYDNRTVIIPNSKLSNELIINLSAEGKRRLDIELKFPFTVDFQQAEGIIRSLLGRTEAVKKDPAPRIGVSVIEPDGYKLIINAWIEAHGFHDVRLKLQEEIIEHLKQQGVKLPGL; translated from the coding sequence ATGAAAATAGATGTTGATAAGCTCTGGGATAAATTTTACGACTGGCTGATCATAACCGGTCCCAAACTCATCCTGGCGATTGTTGTATTCCTGATCGGTCAATGGCTGATACGGATTATACGGAAAAGGATGACGGGCAGTATGCAGCGCAAATCACTTAACCCTTCGTTACAGCCGTTTTTAAGAAGCCTGGTTTTTGGCGTTTTGCAAATATTACTGATTCTACTCGTGATACAGGTAGCTGGTTACCCGTTAACTATTTTTGCCACCCTGGTAGGTGCATTAGGTGTTGCAGCCGGCCTGGCTTTAAGCGGCACGCTCCAGAATTTCACGAGTGGCCTATTGATACTGATCATGAAACCTTATACGGTGGGCGACAATATCATTGCGCAGGGGCAGGAAGGTACGGTAACAGATATCCGGGTGTTTTATACAACCCTAACCACTTACGATAACAGGACAGTAATCATACCCAACAGCAAACTGTCGAATGAGCTCATCATAAATCTTAGCGCAGAAGGCAAGCGCCGCCTGGATATAGAATTAAAGTTTCCCTTTACTGTCGATTTCCAGCAAGCGGAAGGCATTATCAGGAGCCTGCTTGGCAGAACAGAAGCCGTTAAAAAAGATCCGGCTCCGAGGATTGGAGTTTCGGTTATTGAGCCGGATGGTTATAAGCTGATCATCAATGCCTGGATAGAAGCACACGGCTTTCATGATGTGCGCCTGAAGCTCCAGGAAGAGATCATCGAGCATCTTAAACAGCAGGGAGTAAAACTGCCAGGGTTGTGA
- a CDS encoding c-type cytochrome has product MMRNRILIPALLTGIFCCFTFFQQDGLSASMQRGKTVYRSTCISCHMPEGQGLEGRFPPLVQTGRLSDKKRLINIIFNGLKGPITIKGTEYNEEMMPLTLSDQDAADVLNYIRNSWGNKAPAISINDVKKLKKLQQ; this is encoded by the coding sequence ATGATGCGAAACAGAATTCTGATCCCGGCATTGTTAACAGGTATCTTTTGCTGCTTTACATTCTTTCAGCAGGATGGCCTGTCAGCCAGCATGCAAAGAGGTAAAACCGTCTATAGATCCACCTGCATATCGTGCCACATGCCGGAAGGACAAGGCCTGGAAGGACGGTTCCCGCCACTTGTTCAAACAGGAAGGTTATCCGATAAAAAAAGATTGATCAATATCATTTTTAACGGACTCAAAGGCCCGATCACCATTAAAGGCACTGAATACAACGAAGAAATGATGCCCTTAACGCTAAGCGATCAGGACGCTGCCGATGTCCTGAACTATATCCGGAATAGCTGGGGCAATAAAGCGCCTGCTATCAGTATCAATGACGTTAAAAAGCTGAAAAAGCTGCAACAATAG
- a CDS encoding TetR/AcrR family transcriptional regulator translates to MKDSETRTRILQTAKRLFYEQGYNNTGINQVIDEAGIARASLYHHFSSKRDLLTAYLEEMSEQFVKELNVHLSPLKEPRKRLLGFFDYWIEKQYNTSFGGCHVVKISAEAIKADQVLFQQAATHKENLKQFIATQVNLLPARESQSLTKELLTETLFLLLEGAIVNATIQRNNEPLKQARKIAARLI, encoded by the coding sequence ATGAAGGACTCGGAAACCAGGACGCGTATCCTGCAAACGGCGAAACGTTTATTCTACGAACAGGGTTATAATAATACCGGCATCAACCAGGTTATTGATGAAGCAGGTATCGCCCGTGCCTCTCTCTATCATCATTTTTCCTCTAAACGCGACCTGCTGACGGCCTATCTCGAAGAAATGAGCGAACAGTTCGTCAAAGAACTGAATGTCCACTTATCGCCATTAAAAGAACCCCGTAAAAGATTACTCGGCTTTTTCGACTACTGGATCGAAAAGCAATACAACACTTCATTTGGAGGTTGTCACGTCGTGAAGATCAGCGCCGAAGCCATTAAAGCAGACCAGGTCCTTTTTCAGCAGGCCGCCACACATAAAGAAAACCTGAAGCAGTTTATTGCAACACAGGTAAACCTGCTGCCGGCCAGGGAATCACAATCCTTGACTAAAGAACTGCTGACAGAAACACTGTTCCTGCTGCTGGAAGGCGCCATCGTTAACGCTACCATCCAGCGAAACAACGAGCCGCTAAAACAAGCCCGTAAGATAGCTGCAAGATTGATTTAA
- a CDS encoding metallophosphoesterase has translation MAKRLPLIILLWLGADLYFYQAIQTVTSSGAFVWLYWLIDLLLIGGIVSVIFVKRGSELQQTLITWLMGLMLLALIPRLFSVPVLLAEDIIRLFRSFPPRAVWASELTLGIAAVLFLTVLFGITRGRHFYRVRRETISFPDLPEAFDGFTITQITDVHSGSFTNAAGVQKGLDLVNAQHSDVILFTGDLVNHQASEMDRWIPAFSGLKAPMGKFSVLGNHDYGDYIQWETTEARDANLARLKQIHGEIGFRLLLDEAVILQKGGQSIVLLGVENWGKGGFHKYGDLKKATAGVPDDAFKILMSHDPSHWEGVTLGHHQHIHLTLSGHTHGMQFGVELFGFKWSPIKYVYKQWAGLYQQGSRFLYVNRGFGFLGLKGRIGMWPEVAVITLKRK, from the coding sequence ATGGCTAAACGACTCCCTTTGATCATCCTGCTCTGGTTGGGCGCTGATCTTTATTTCTACCAGGCGATACAAACTGTTACTAGTTCAGGTGCATTTGTATGGCTTTATTGGCTCATAGACCTGCTGCTGATAGGTGGCATCGTGAGCGTTATCTTCGTAAAACGTGGTTCGGAACTACAACAGACATTGATCACCTGGCTCATGGGATTAATGTTACTAGCCCTTATTCCACGTTTATTCTCGGTGCCTGTGCTGCTGGCCGAAGACATCATCAGGCTGTTCCGCAGCTTCCCGCCAAGAGCGGTTTGGGCCAGTGAGCTAACACTGGGTATCGCCGCAGTGCTGTTCCTGACAGTGTTATTTGGCATCACACGTGGAAGGCATTTCTACCGGGTAAGACGCGAAACCATTTCTTTCCCCGATCTGCCCGAAGCATTCGATGGGTTTACCATCACCCAGATAACGGATGTGCATTCAGGCAGCTTTACCAATGCAGCCGGTGTGCAGAAAGGTCTTGACCTCGTCAACGCACAGCATAGCGATGTTATTCTTTTCACCGGCGACCTTGTCAACCACCAGGCCTCTGAAATGGATAGATGGATTCCTGCTTTCTCCGGCCTGAAAGCGCCGATGGGTAAGTTCTCCGTACTCGGCAACCACGATTACGGTGATTATATTCAGTGGGAAACAACCGAAGCAAGAGACGCCAACCTGGCCCGCCTGAAACAAATTCATGGAGAGATTGGCTTCCGCCTGCTGCTCGATGAAGCTGTTATACTTCAGAAAGGCGGCCAGTCTATTGTGCTGCTGGGCGTAGAAAACTGGGGCAAAGGCGGCTTCCATAAATACGGCGATCTGAAAAAAGCAACTGCAGGTGTACCCGATGACGCTTTTAAGATCCTCATGTCACACGACCCTTCTCATTGGGAAGGGGTAACACTCGGACATCATCAGCACATTCACCTTACGCTTTCAGGACATACACATGGTATGCAGTTTGGCGTTGAGCTTTTCGGCTTTAAGTGGAGCCCTATCAAATATGTTTACAAACAATGGGCAGGCCTTTACCAGCAGGGAAGCCGCTTCTTATATGTCAACCGCGGCTTCGGCTTCCTGGGTCTCAAAGGCCGTATTGGCATGTGGCCCGAAGTAGCAGTGATAACATTGAAGCGTAAATAG
- a CDS encoding PQQ-dependent sugar dehydrogenase, whose translation MSKAKSVLLNGIFFCLAASGLKAQESVETKSPNSDYKPAFQGQTRINAVSTKTPYKFEVLTSSLQSPWGITQLPDGRFLITEKRGNMRIVTAAGVIGEAIAGVPQVNSGGQGGLMGICLDPHFAENRMVYWAFSEKTATGNQTAVAKGKLSADEKSLEGVTVIFRATPAFGSVLHYGGRVMFSKEGYLLVTTGERSDLVSRPQAQQLNSALGKVIRITADGKPAPGNPFANNQNARPEIYSYGHRNVQGIAIHPATGDIWETEFGPRGGDELNRIEAGKDYGWPAITYGIEYRGTKVGEGIQQKQGMEQPVYYWDPVISPSGITFYSGKDMPEWNNNLFIACLSGMHICRLVIENNKVVGEERLLSEEYQRFRDLKQGADNALYAITDQGRLYRISKK comes from the coding sequence ATGAGTAAGGCGAAATCCGTTCTTTTGAATGGAATCTTTTTCTGCCTGGCAGCTTCTGGTTTGAAAGCCCAGGAATCAGTAGAAACAAAGAGTCCTAATTCCGATTATAAACCCGCATTTCAGGGACAAACACGCATTAACGCGGTAAGCACAAAAACACCATATAAGTTTGAGGTACTGACGTCTTCATTACAAAGCCCCTGGGGAATCACCCAATTGCCGGATGGCCGCTTCCTTATTACCGAAAAACGCGGCAATATGAGAATTGTAACCGCAGCAGGTGTAATAGGCGAAGCTATAGCAGGTGTTCCACAGGTGAATAGCGGCGGCCAAGGCGGCCTCATGGGCATTTGCCTCGATCCTCATTTTGCAGAAAACAGAATGGTGTACTGGGCTTTCTCTGAAAAAACAGCCACAGGCAACCAAACTGCTGTGGCCAAAGGAAAGCTCTCTGCCGATGAAAAAAGCCTGGAAGGAGTAACTGTCATTTTCCGCGCAACGCCAGCCTTTGGCAGTGTATTGCATTATGGCGGCCGGGTGATGTTTTCAAAAGAAGGTTACCTGTTGGTAACAACAGGCGAACGCTCCGACCTGGTTAGCCGTCCGCAGGCGCAACAACTTAACTCCGCATTGGGTAAGGTTATCCGCATCACTGCCGATGGTAAGCCTGCCCCCGGCAACCCTTTCGCAAACAACCAAAACGCCAGGCCCGAAATATATTCCTATGGTCACCGTAATGTACAAGGTATTGCTATTCACCCCGCTACCGGCGATATATGGGAAACCGAATTTGGCCCGAGAGGCGGCGACGAACTGAACCGCATCGAAGCTGGGAAAGATTATGGATGGCCGGCAATAACCTATGGCATTGAATACCGCGGCACAAAAGTAGGAGAGGGCATTCAGCAAAAGCAAGGAATGGAGCAACCGGTTTATTATTGGGATCCGGTGATCTCTCCCAGTGGTATTACATTCTACAGTGGTAAAGACATGCCGGAATGGAACAACAACCTGTTTATAGCCTGCCTCAGCGGTATGCATATCTGCCGCCTGGTGATCGAAAACAATAAGGTGGTAGGTGAAGAAAGATTGCTCTCCGAAGAATACCAGCGCTTCAGGGATCTCAAACAGGGAGCAGACAACGCTTTGTATGCCATTACAGACCAGGGAAGGCTATACAGGATCTCTAAGAAATAA
- a CDS encoding GlxA family transcriptional regulator, which yields MKHIVIIVPPMTSILDVAGPLEVFTRTAAYISSDMPSIKQSYAAHVLSVDGASIVTTSSGLPIVCEGGLSSINYPVDTVLIAGRGSYTIEIPVKLLEWLKKRANKIRRIGSICAGAFILAEAGLLNGRRATTHWQVYDKMAKLYPQVKVERDPIYVKDGNIYTSAGISTGIDLSLALVEEDFGRDVAVAIARLLVLYLKRPGNQSQFSNILMHQAVDYKPIQEIQEWIMMHLDKDLGVEALAGQAAMSPRNFARVFLKETGVTPAKYVEKVRLETARQQLEETHLTMDDIASDCGLGSADNLRRLFLRHLKITPSEYRRSFASALV from the coding sequence ATGAAACATATTGTGATCATCGTTCCGCCAATGACGTCTATACTGGACGTAGCCGGTCCGCTTGAAGTGTTTACACGAACAGCGGCTTATATCAGCAGTGATATGCCTTCTATAAAACAGTCGTATGCAGCTCATGTATTGTCTGTTGACGGCGCTTCCATCGTAACGACGTCCTCAGGACTTCCTATCGTATGCGAGGGTGGGCTGTCATCCATCAACTACCCTGTAGATACTGTTTTAATTGCGGGACGAGGTTCCTATACGATTGAAATTCCTGTTAAGCTGCTGGAATGGCTGAAGAAGCGCGCCAACAAGATCCGGCGTATCGGCTCCATATGTGCCGGCGCTTTTATACTGGCGGAAGCCGGTTTGCTCAATGGACGCAGGGCCACTACCCATTGGCAGGTGTATGATAAAATGGCAAAGTTGTACCCACAGGTAAAAGTAGAAAGAGATCCCATTTATGTAAAGGATGGTAATATTTATACTTCGGCAGGCATCTCTACCGGCATAGACTTATCACTGGCCCTGGTAGAAGAAGATTTTGGCAGGGATGTAGCCGTTGCAATAGCCCGGTTGCTGGTATTATATCTTAAACGCCCCGGCAATCAATCGCAATTCAGCAATATACTGATGCACCAGGCGGTTGACTATAAGCCCATCCAGGAGATCCAGGAATGGATCATGATGCATCTGGATAAAGATCTTGGCGTAGAAGCATTAGCCGGGCAGGCGGCTATGAGCCCGCGGAACTTTGCGCGTGTATTCCTGAAAGAAACAGGTGTTACGCCTGCAAAATATGTAGAGAAAGTAAGGCTGGAAACGGCCAGGCAACAGCTGGAAGAAACCCATCTGACAATGGATGACATTGCCAGCGATTGCGGCCTTGGCAGTGCTGATAATTTGAGAAGATTGTTCCTGCGCCATTTAAAAATTACACCAAGCGAATACCGGAGAAGCTTTGCTTCCGCCCTTGTATAA
- the fabF gene encoding beta-ketoacyl-ACP synthase II gives MKRVVITGLGALTPIGNDLSTFSAALMAGKSSAATITRFDASLFRTRFACELKDFDVTAHLNKADIKRTDPFTQYALVAAAEAIKDSGFKAISMDPFDIGVIWGTGQGGMTTFEEQVTEYAQGNGQPRFSPFFVPRLIPNMASGMISICHGFMGINYTTISACATSNSAIMDAFNYIRLGKATIIVTGGSEAPVTPASIGGFCAMKAMSANNDSPATASRPFDADRDGFVMGEGAGALVLEEYEHAVKRGAHIYAEIKGASMTADAYHTTATHPEGIGAAKAMELALKEAQLNIDQVDYVNMHATSTPVGDLSEIRALQSVTGNNKMPLLSATKSMTGHLLGAAGAIEAIACIMAITQQLIPPTINTQRLDPAIPAGLPLVTGAAREYPVKVAMSNTFGFGGHNSIVIFGKL, from the coding sequence ATGAAAAGAGTAGTTATAACCGGCCTGGGCGCTTTAACGCCAATAGGGAATGACCTCAGCACTTTCTCCGCTGCATTGATGGCAGGCAAAAGCAGCGCTGCCACCATTACGCGTTTCGATGCATCCCTGTTCAGAACAAGGTTTGCCTGCGAACTGAAAGATTTTGATGTAACAGCTCATCTTAACAAAGCGGATATCAAACGCACCGACCCCTTTACGCAATATGCACTGGTAGCGGCCGCAGAAGCCATTAAAGATTCAGGCTTCAAAGCCATTTCAATGGACCCGTTCGATATAGGCGTTATCTGGGGTACAGGGCAAGGCGGCATGACAACCTTTGAAGAACAGGTTACCGAATATGCACAAGGCAACGGGCAGCCCCGTTTCAGCCCTTTCTTCGTTCCCCGCCTCATACCCAATATGGCATCAGGAATGATCTCCATCTGTCATGGTTTTATGGGTATCAACTACACCACCATATCGGCCTGCGCCACCTCCAATTCCGCCATTATGGATGCCTTTAATTATATCCGCTTGGGCAAGGCTACCATTATCGTAACCGGCGGATCCGAAGCGCCTGTCACGCCGGCATCTATAGGCGGCTTCTGCGCCATGAAAGCAATGTCCGCAAACAACGACAGCCCGGCAACCGCATCCCGTCCCTTCGACGCGGATAGAGATGGCTTTGTCATGGGAGAGGGAGCAGGCGCACTTGTATTGGAAGAATATGAACACGCGGTAAAAAGAGGAGCACATATCTATGCCGAAATAAAAGGCGCTTCCATGACCGCCGATGCTTATCATACTACCGCTACACATCCGGAAGGTATTGGCGCAGCCAAAGCAATGGAACTTGCTTTAAAAGAAGCGCAGCTGAACATAGATCAGGTCGACTATGTCAATATGCACGCCACCTCAACACCTGTTGGCGATCTTTCTGAGATCAGGGCATTACAAAGTGTAACCGGTAATAACAAAATGCCCCTGTTAAGTGCTACCAAATCAATGACCGGTCATTTACTGGGTGCAGCCGGCGCTATAGAAGCCATTGCCTGTATCATGGCTATAACACAACAACTGATACCGCCTACTATCAATACCCAACGGCTCGACCCCGCCATTCCCGCCGGCCTGCCGCTGGTCACAGGTGCAGCCCGGGAATATCCTGTTAAAGTTGCCATGAGCAACACCTTTGGTTTCGGAGGACATAACAGCATTGTAATCTTTGGTAAATTATGA
- the gap gene encoding type I glyceraldehyde-3-phosphate dehydrogenase, which translates to MIKVAINGFGRIGRLAFREMIGNDQLEIVAINDLSAPSMLAYLLKYDSIQGQFKRDISHNDQALIVDGKEIKVLAERDPRKLPWAHYQVDLVLECTGIFESREKASAHLEAGAGKVIISAPSDKDVKTIVYNVNHQLLDSTDNLISCASCTTNCLAPMAKVLNDNFGIVAGQMTTIHAYTNSQPLMDTPDPKLGYRKSRAAADSIIPYTTGAAKAIGLVVPELNGKLDGSSQRVPTHSGSLVELFTILEKEVSVEEVHAAMLAASNESYGYTSDPIVSADVIGMNYGSLFDATQTKIVTVGGKQLVKTASWYDNEMSFVSQMVRTAVYFGAL; encoded by the coding sequence ATGATTAAAGTTGCTATTAACGGATTTGGCCGGATCGGACGTCTGGCTTTCCGTGAAATGATAGGAAATGATCAGTTGGAGATTGTTGCTATTAACGATTTAAGCGCCCCTTCCATGTTAGCCTACCTGCTGAAATATGACTCCATCCAGGGACAATTCAAAAGGGATATCAGCCATAACGATCAGGCACTGATTGTCGACGGAAAAGAAATTAAAGTACTCGCCGAACGCGATCCCCGTAAACTTCCCTGGGCACACTACCAGGTAGATCTTGTCCTGGAATGTACCGGCATTTTTGAATCAAGAGAAAAAGCTTCCGCACATCTGGAAGCAGGAGCAGGAAAGGTCATTATTTCCGCACCTTCAGACAAAGATGTAAAAACGATTGTTTATAATGTTAATCACCAGCTGCTCGATAGTACCGACAACCTCATCAGCTGTGCCTCCTGTACCACAAACTGTTTGGCGCCGATGGCTAAAGTGCTGAACGATAACTTCGGGATTGTGGCAGGCCAGATGACCACTATTCATGCTTACACCAACTCCCAGCCGTTAATGGATACCCCGGATCCTAAATTGGGCTATCGTAAGTCAAGAGCAGCGGCAGACAGCATTATTCCTTATACTACCGGCGCTGCAAAGGCTATCGGCCTGGTTGTTCCTGAATTAAACGGTAAACTCGACGGTTCATCACAACGGGTTCCAACGCATTCCGGATCACTTGTTGAATTGTTCACTATCCTTGAAAAAGAAGTAAGTGTAGAGGAGGTGCATGCAGCGATGCTGGCAGCTTCCAATGAATCATATGGTTATACCAGCGATCCTATTGTATCTGCCGATGTAATAGGTATGAACTACGGTTCACTTTTCGATGCTACGCAAACTAAAATAGTGACGGTAGGAGGTAAGCAGCTGGTAAAAACTGCATCCTGGTACGATAACGAAATGTCTTTTGTTTCCCAGATGGTACGCACCGCAGTTTACTTTGGCGCATTGTAA
- a CDS encoding Na+/H+ antiporter, protein MENYAVILVILSVIIILSTLAERIKVAAPIVLIIAGIAIGFLPSMPEIQIDSEIIFLLFLPPLLYDAAFKIPAKDFRENLYIISSLAFSLVFVTTAGIAVIAHIFIPGMSWPLAFILGAILASTDAVAALSITKGLKLSRTTTTILEGESLLNDASALVAYRFALAALSGTAFVLWKASLAFLILLAGGFLIGLVIARILAIVLRAIRSNAIAVLSLILLAPFVTYLVAEHFHSSGVIAVVTLGFNLSRLSAERFPDKIKMQSETVWDTISFLLNGLIFILIGLELPIVIRELDSSQLWVYAGYGLLLTITALLLRTLSVFANRRKLHKAFEKQKYAPVRRAIPESILLSFQDSMVISWSGMRGIISLAIAIGLPNRLEDGTVFPMKSAILYITTVVVLITIVGQGLLLPLIARPKDGGRVPKTKSFSSV, encoded by the coding sequence ATGGAGAATTATGCAGTTATACTGGTGATATTAAGCGTGATCATCATCTTGAGCACGCTGGCGGAAAGGATAAAAGTAGCGGCCCCCATCGTGCTTATCATTGCAGGCATAGCAATTGGCTTCCTGCCTTCGATGCCGGAGATACAGATAGATTCAGAGATCATTTTCCTGCTGTTTCTGCCGCCGCTGCTGTATGACGCCGCATTTAAGATACCTGCGAAAGATTTCAGGGAAAATCTATATATCATTTCGTCATTAGCCTTCAGCCTGGTATTTGTTACTACAGCCGGCATTGCGGTTATCGCACATATCTTTATTCCGGGCATGTCGTGGCCGCTGGCTTTTATTCTTGGTGCTATCCTGGCATCTACGGATGCGGTGGCTGCACTTAGTATTACCAAAGGCCTGAAGCTTTCCAGGACGACGACGACGATACTGGAAGGTGAAAGCCTGCTTAACGATGCATCGGCACTGGTGGCTTACAGGTTTGCCCTGGCAGCGCTATCGGGTACTGCATTTGTGTTGTGGAAGGCCTCGCTGGCCTTCCTGATACTGTTGGCCGGCGGCTTTCTCATTGGTCTTGTGATAGCCAGGATACTGGCTATCGTACTTCGCGCCATACGCAGTAATGCTATTGCCGTTCTAAGCCTGATATTACTTGCTCCGTTTGTCACTTATCTTGTAGCGGAGCATTTTCATAGCTCTGGTGTTATTGCTGTAGTAACGTTGGGTTTCAATCTTTCCCGTTTAAGCGCGGAAAGGTTTCCCGATAAAATAAAAATGCAGTCCGAAACCGTCTGGGATACGATCAGCTTCCTGTTGAATGGCCTGATCTTTATTTTGATTGGCCTGGAGTTGCCTATTGTGATAAGAGAACTGGATAGCAGCCAGCTCTGGGTTTATGCGGGGTACGGACTTCTTTTAACCATTACGGCTTTACTATTACGCACACTCAGTGTTTTTGCCAACAGGCGCAAGCTGCATAAAGCATTTGAAAAACAAAAATATGCCCCTGTGAGAAGAGCTATCCCGGAATCCATATTACTTAGTTTCCAGGATAGCATGGTTATCAGCTGGTCGGGCATGCGAGGTATTATCTCCCTTGCCATTGCCATAGGTTTACCTAACAGGCTGGAAGATGGAACTGTATTTCCCATGAAAAGCGCTATTCTCTACATTACCACCGTAGTAGTGCTGATCACCATTGTAGGCCAGGGCCTGTTGCTGCCTTTAATTGCCAGGCCCAAAGATGGAGGTCGTGTTCCCAAAACTAAATCGTTTAGCAGCGTATAG